A region of Sphingomonas sp. DNA encodes the following proteins:
- a CDS encoding AMP-binding protein → MTSPSIDTFIKDRLPPADQQPEFLFDLPDLHYPERMNAAVELIDTQDPDALAVVNDAGSWTYGQMRDLSDRIARLLVEREGLIPGNRVFLRGPNNAMLFASWLGVLKAGGIVVATMPMLRPGEIATILERARVTHAIVDSRFRADFDAAGGTGSVIEYDGDKGIAGIEGIAPGFTPADTHRDDVALIAFTSGTTGNPKGCVHYHRDILAPADSFARHILQPRPGDRWACSAPIAFTFGLGMLLIFPWHFGGTAVTIETPGPKPLLDAISRHKVTTLATAPTAYKAIIPLLAEHDIASLRTCVSAGEHLPAATWHAWHDATDMKIVDGIGATEMMHIFISASGDDIRPGATGKAVPGYVATVLDKDDRPLETGTGRLAIKGPTGCRYFDDPRQANYVVNGWNVTGDTYRKDEDGYFWYLARSDDMIISSGYNIAAPEVENALLGHAAVQECAVIGCPCEERGQKVKAFVVLAPGYAPDAGVVTVLQDHVKAAIAPYKYPREVAFVDALPKTATGKLQRFALKES, encoded by the coding sequence ATGACTTCGCCATCCATCGATACCTTCATCAAGGACCGGCTGCCGCCGGCGGACCAGCAGCCCGAATTCCTGTTCGACCTGCCCGACCTGCACTATCCCGAGCGGATGAACGCGGCGGTCGAGCTGATCGACACGCAGGATCCGGACGCGCTGGCCGTGGTCAACGATGCGGGAAGCTGGACCTACGGCCAGATGCGCGACCTGTCCGATCGGATCGCACGCCTGCTGGTCGAGCGAGAGGGGCTGATACCGGGCAATCGCGTGTTCCTGCGCGGACCGAACAACGCGATGCTGTTCGCGTCCTGGCTCGGCGTGCTGAAGGCGGGCGGGATCGTGGTGGCGACCATGCCGATGCTGCGCCCCGGCGAGATCGCGACCATCCTGGAGCGCGCCAGGGTCACGCACGCCATCGTCGATTCCCGCTTCCGCGCCGATTTCGACGCGGCGGGCGGCACCGGATCGGTCATCGAATATGACGGCGACAAGGGGATTGCCGGAATCGAGGGCATCGCCCCCGGCTTCACGCCCGCGGACACGCATCGCGACGATGTGGCGCTGATCGCCTTCACTTCGGGCACGACGGGCAATCCGAAGGGCTGCGTCCATTATCACCGCGACATCCTCGCGCCCGCCGACAGTTTCGCGCGCCACATCCTGCAGCCCCGGCCGGGCGACCGCTGGGCCTGTTCGGCGCCGATCGCCTTCACCTTCGGGCTCGGCATGCTGCTGATCTTCCCCTGGCACTTCGGCGGCACGGCCGTGACGATAGAGACGCCGGGGCCCAAGCCGCTGCTCGACGCGATATCGCGGCACAAGGTGACGACGCTCGCCACCGCGCCGACCGCCTACAAGGCGATCATCCCGCTGCTCGCCGAGCACGATATTGCCAGCCTCAGGACCTGCGTTTCCGCCGGCGAGCACCTCCCCGCCGCGACCTGGCATGCCTGGCACGACGCGACGGACATGAAGATCGTCGACGGGATCGGCGCGACCGAGATGATGCACATCTTCATCTCCGCTTCGGGCGACGACATCCGCCCCGGCGCCACCGGCAAGGCCGTACCCGGCTATGTCGCGACCGTGCTGGACAAGGACGATCGGCCGCTGGAGACCGGCACCGGTCGCCTCGCAATCAAGGGCCCGACCGGCTGCCGCTATTTCGACGATCCGCGCCAGGCCAATTATGTCGTCAACGGCTGGAACGTCACCGGCGACACCTACCGCAAGGACGAGGACGGCTATTTCTGGTATCTCGCCCGCTCCGACGACATGATCATTTCGTCCGGCTACAACATCGCCGCGCCGGAGGTGGAGAATGCGCTTCTCGGCCATGCGGCGGTGCAGGAATGCGCGGTGATCGGCTGCCCGTGCGAGGAGCGCGGTCAGAAAGTGAAGGCGTTCGTCGTGCTGGCGCCGGGCTATGCGCCGGACGCGGGCGTCGTCACGGTGCTGCAGGACCATGTGAAGGCCGCGATCGCCCCCTACAAATATCCGCGCGAAGTGGCGTTCGTGGACGCCCTGCCGAAGACCGCGACGGGCAAGCTCCAGCGGTTCGCGCTGAAAGAGTCCTAA
- a CDS encoding glutathione S-transferase family protein: MSTALILHEYAASGNCYKIRLTAALLGLALERREYDIMKGATRAEDFLASVNANGRIPVLQVGDRFIPESNAACFYLAEGTQLVPEDRFDRADMLRWMFFEQYNHEPNVATLRFWYGWVGKENWTEAQRIQLPGKRAAGEAALKLMDDHLETRDFLVGGRLSLADIALYAYTHVAGEGGFVLADYPAVRAWLDRVAATPGHIPLSA; this comes from the coding sequence ATGAGCACGGCCCTGATCCTCCACGAATATGCCGCGTCGGGAAATTGCTACAAGATCCGGCTGACCGCCGCCTTGCTCGGCCTCGCGCTGGAGCGGCGGGAATATGACATCATGAAGGGCGCGACGCGGGCCGAGGATTTTCTCGCCAGCGTCAACGCCAACGGCCGCATCCCCGTGCTGCAGGTCGGCGACCGCTTCATCCCGGAGAGCAACGCCGCCTGCTTCTATCTGGCGGAAGGCACGCAGCTTGTGCCGGAGGACCGGTTCGACCGCGCCGACATGCTGCGCTGGATGTTCTTCGAACAATATAATCACGAGCCCAATGTCGCGACCCTGCGCTTCTGGTACGGCTGGGTCGGCAAGGAGAATTGGACCGAGGCGCAACGCATCCAGCTTCCGGGCAAGCGCGCGGCGGGCGAGGCGGCGCTGAAGCTGATGGACGATCATCTCGAGACGCGCGATTTCCTGGTCGGCGGCCGTCTCAGCCTCGCCGACATCGCGCTCTACGCTTATACCCATGTCGCCGGGGAGGGCGGCTTCGTCCTCGCCGATTACCCGGCGGTGCGGGCATGGCTCGACCGGGTGGCCGCGACGCCTGGCCATATCCCGCTTTCTGCTTAG